A single genomic interval of Chloracidobacterium validum harbors:
- a CDS encoding M50 family metallopeptidase, protein MRHTDDFPNRQPFRAAQSAVIPVENNRNSSLMWLILATVATLMLMVVPFASVITFPIRMFVTFIHEGSHALAALLSGYHVIRMTIHWDGSGLTLTAGQNWFVASAGYLGTMLFGVLLLYHAQRRDRVSLLLVGSGVLVLLLTILFVNGQASWLMVLPLALASMLLLGGLRMNLPMMARWGMLGAGGVLILLLSVLCIATGTLYSWVAGLSIGVSLIALGVLTKPAIGQFIVNFLAVQCCLDALSDLKTLFFLSAFTNVQSDAANMARMTGIPATIWAILWLVSGVLLLGVTLWMIFWRVPNRNVASAAR, encoded by the coding sequence ATGCGCCATACCGATGACTTTCCAAACCGCCAACCATTTCGCGCTGCCCAGTCGGCTGTCATCCCGGTCGAAAACAACCGCAACTCGTCTTTGATGTGGCTCATCCTGGCAACCGTCGCCACACTGATGCTCATGGTTGTCCCCTTTGCCTCGGTTATCACCTTCCCCATTCGCATGTTTGTCACCTTCATTCATGAAGGTAGCCATGCCTTGGCGGCGCTCCTCAGTGGCTACCACGTCATCCGCATGACGATTCACTGGGACGGGAGCGGTTTGACGCTCACGGCTGGACAGAACTGGTTTGTTGCGAGCGCCGGATACCTGGGAACGATGCTGTTCGGCGTGCTCCTGCTTTACCATGCCCAACGCCGCGACCGGGTTAGCTTACTGTTGGTTGGCTCAGGGGTGCTGGTATTGCTGCTGACCATTTTGTTTGTCAATGGTCAGGCATCCTGGCTGATGGTCCTGCCGCTTGCGCTCGCCAGCATGCTGCTGCTTGGGGGCTTACGGATGAACCTTCCGATGATGGCGCGGTGGGGCATGCTCGGCGCGGGAGGGGTACTCATCCTCCTGCTATCGGTGCTGTGCATTGCTACCGGGACGCTCTACAGTTGGGTGGCCGGACTCAGCATTGGTGTCAGCTTGATTGCTCTCGGCGTGTTGACCAAGCCGGCGATTGGACAGTTCATCGTCAACTTCCTGGCGGTGCAGTGCTGTTTGGACGCTTTATCCGATCTCAAAACCCTGTTTTTCCTATCGGCTTTTACCAACGTACAGAGCGACGCCGCCAATATGGCGCGGATGACCGGCATTCCGGCAACCATTTGGGCCATCCTCTGGCTGGTTTCCGGGGTGCTCTTGCTGGGCGTAACCCTGTGGATGATTTTCTGGCGTGTTCCCAACCGCAACGTGGCGAGTGCCGCGCGCTAG
- a CDS encoding TolC family protein, with translation MSSYYRLFHLSLGLMTLLGLVSASALAQSGAPDMRPDGVVAQNPAPLPGHGQGGSGQTPSLPVADQRVKRALDELPTTRIGVTPGRFLRLTLREAILMALRNNQDIEVERANVQIAQYNERGSLGSYDPILQATVQFQSSTSPTAQTFIGAEGGAFKRKQLQFTPTLVQNLPTGGNYAITFSNSRETNNAGSAGLSPQYFTTLDFRFTQPLFRNFRSSANERSVKISRKQLTLSDAQFRQRVLTTIASVQSAYWDLVFAIRNLQIQRDAVELADISMAVTRRQVEVGTSAPINVVENESELENRKNAAITALQQITTAENQLKQLILGDPQASEWQAAIEPADDVDFTPVELDVEQALASALRNRPELEQIHLQQELNDIERGFAENQRKPQVDAFAALTFAGLSGTSRIQLPPGSPVLINERFLGGYGTALNNLFSLDFPTYTIGANISFTFRNRTANAAVGRALATGRQLKAQERNLQQGIQVEVRNGLQAVASARQRVEATRAARIAAETQLRGEQQRYAAGLSTTFLILDRQNRLSIARGNEIQALTDYNKAVAQLQRTLGTSLTANGIEVKQSDPTP, from the coding sequence ATGTCGTCGTATTATCGGCTCTTTCATCTCAGCCTTGGGTTGATGACACTCTTGGGGCTGGTCTCGGCCTCGGCCCTGGCGCAAAGCGGTGCGCCTGATATGCGGCCTGACGGCGTGGTTGCTCAAAACCCGGCTCCGCTACCCGGTCACGGACAAGGTGGAAGCGGACAAACACCTTCGCTTCCCGTTGCCGACCAGCGCGTGAAGCGCGCCCTGGATGAGCTTCCGACCACCCGGATTGGGGTTACGCCCGGCCGCTTCCTGCGTCTCACCCTCCGGGAAGCGATCCTCATGGCGCTGCGCAATAACCAAGATATCGAAGTCGAGCGGGCTAATGTCCAGATTGCCCAGTACAACGAGCGCGGCTCACTGGGTAGTTATGACCCCATCCTCCAGGCGACGGTGCAGTTCCAGTCGTCCACCTCACCGACGGCCCAGACCTTCATCGGGGCGGAAGGCGGGGCTTTCAAACGGAAGCAGCTCCAGTTTACGCCAACACTCGTTCAGAATTTGCCCACCGGTGGGAACTACGCGATCACCTTCTCAAACAGCCGGGAGACGAACAACGCCGGTTCGGCCGGGTTGAGTCCGCAGTACTTTACGACACTCGATTTTCGCTTCACGCAGCCCCTGTTTCGGAACTTTCGGTCGAGCGCAAATGAGCGGTCGGTCAAGATCAGCCGCAAGCAGTTGACCCTCAGCGACGCCCAGTTTCGGCAGCGCGTGTTGACGACGATTGCTTCCGTGCAATCCGCCTACTGGGACTTGGTCTTTGCCATCCGCAACCTCCAGATTCAACGCGATGCCGTCGAGCTGGCGGACATCTCCATGGCGGTTACGCGCCGCCAAGTTGAGGTCGGCACAAGCGCTCCGATCAATGTCGTCGAGAATGAGTCAGAACTCGAAAATCGCAAGAATGCAGCCATTACGGCGCTCCAGCAAATTACGACTGCTGAAAATCAGCTCAAGCAGCTTATCTTGGGCGACCCCCAAGCCAGCGAATGGCAAGCCGCCATCGAGCCAGCCGACGATGTGGACTTCACGCCTGTCGAGCTGGATGTCGAACAAGCTCTCGCCAGCGCACTCCGCAATCGCCCGGAACTCGAACAAATTCATTTACAGCAAGAACTCAACGACATCGAGCGGGGCTTTGCTGAAAATCAGCGCAAGCCCCAAGTGGATGCCTTCGCGGCCCTGACGTTTGCTGGTCTGAGCGGCACGTCTCGGATTCAACTACCGCCAGGCAGCCCAGTCCTGATCAACGAGCGCTTCCTTGGCGGCTACGGAACAGCGCTCAACAACCTCTTTTCGCTGGATTTCCCAACCTACACTATCGGCGCCAACATTTCCTTCACCTTCCGCAACCGCACCGCCAACGCTGCCGTTGGACGCGCGTTGGCTACCGGACGGCAACTCAAGGCGCAGGAGCGTAACCTCCAACAAGGTATTCAGGTTGAAGTTCGCAATGGTCTGCAAGCGGTGGCGTCAGCCCGGCAGCGGGTTGAAGCGACGCGGGCCGCCCGGATTGCGGCTGAAACTCAGTTACGTGGCGAGCAACAGCGCTATGCGGCTGGGCTATCCACCACGTTCTTGATCCTTGATCGCCAAAACCGGCTCTCGATTGCGCGTGGGAATGAGATTCAAGCCCTGACGGATTACAACAAGGCCGTCGCCCAGCTTCAACGTACGCTCGGCACGTCACTTACGGCGAATGGCATCGAAGTCAAGCAATCTGACCCGACTCCATGA
- a CDS encoding biotin--[acetyl-CoA-carboxylase] ligase, whose protein sequence is MASKSSNLTRLHDDHFPAAVVRTGRATLRWLSQVDSTNTALKTLARSGATEWTGLCADEQTAGRGQYGRTWHSPAGAGLYLSLLFRPSLTSGQLIHVTTFAGLVIHQVLSLFVGDQSRLAIKAPNDVLLDGRKVAGILVEADWQENTLNFLIIGIGINVNHLSFPDGLRYPATSLRLALGDAAPTRETVLQHILETFDTQWDTFVTDPGGCVASQREGVVCY, encoded by the coding sequence ATGGCATCGAAGTCAAGCAATCTGACCCGACTCCATGATGATCACTTTCCGGCGGCGGTAGTGCGGACTGGGCGCGCCACCCTTCGGTGGCTATCACAGGTAGATTCGACCAACACTGCCCTGAAGACCCTGGCCCGGTCCGGCGCGACCGAGTGGACGGGGCTGTGCGCTGACGAGCAAACGGCTGGGCGTGGGCAGTACGGACGTACTTGGCACTCACCGGCCGGGGCTGGACTGTATCTATCTCTGCTGTTTCGGCCGTCCCTGACGTCCGGCCAGCTCATCCACGTTACCACCTTCGCCGGACTGGTGATTCACCAGGTCTTGAGCCTCTTCGTTGGCGATCAGTCCCGGCTCGCCATCAAGGCACCGAATGATGTCTTGCTTGACGGACGCAAAGTGGCAGGCATCTTGGTTGAAGCCGACTGGCAAGAAAACACACTCAACTTCCTGATCATTGGTATTGGCATCAACGTCAATCATCTGTCCTTTCCGGACGGACTGCGTTACCCGGCCACCTCGCTGCGACTGGCTCTGGGGGATGCCGCGCCAACGCGGGAAACCGTCCTCCAGCACATTCTGGAAACGTTTGACACCCAGTGGGATACGTTTGTCACTGACCCGGGGGGATGCGTGGCCAGTCAGCGCGAAGGCGTCGTATGTTATTGA